A region of Pseudomonas sp. Marseille-Q3773 DNA encodes the following proteins:
- a CDS encoding D-glycerate dehydrogenase, translated as MKKTVLAFSRITPAMAERLQQDFNVILPNPKLGDINAQFNEALPEAHGLIGVGRKLGRAQLEGAARLEVVSSVSVGYDNYDLSYLNERGIALTNTPDVLTESTADLGFSLIMGCARRTAELDAWTKAGNWQATVGPAHFGSDVHGKTLGIVGLGNIGAAVARRGHFGFNMPILYSGNSRKAALEQELGAQFRSLEQLLAEADFVCIVVPLSDATRKLISTRELQLMKPSAFLINIARGPVVDEAALIEALQNGTIRGAGLDVYEKEPLSDSPLFKLPNALTLPHIGSATAETREAMANRAIDNLRAALLGERPRDLVNPQVWKG; from the coding sequence ATGAAAAAGACCGTCCTGGCCTTCAGCCGCATTACCCCGGCCATGGCCGAGCGCCTGCAGCAAGATTTCAACGTGATCCTGCCCAACCCCAAGCTGGGCGACATCAACGCCCAGTTCAACGAGGCGCTGCCCGAGGCCCACGGCCTGATCGGGGTCGGCCGCAAGCTGGGCCGGGCACAGCTCGAAGGCGCGGCCAGGCTGGAAGTGGTGTCCAGCGTTTCGGTCGGCTACGACAACTATGACCTGAGCTACCTCAACGAACGTGGCATCGCCCTGACCAACACCCCGGATGTGCTGACCGAAAGCACCGCCGACCTGGGTTTCTCGCTGATCATGGGCTGCGCCCGCCGCACCGCCGAACTGGATGCCTGGACCAAGGCCGGCAACTGGCAGGCCACTGTGGGCCCGGCGCATTTCGGCAGCGACGTGCATGGCAAGACCCTGGGCATCGTCGGCCTGGGCAACATCGGCGCAGCCGTGGCGCGCCGGGGCCACTTTGGTTTCAACATGCCGATCCTGTACAGCGGCAACAGCCGCAAGGCGGCGCTGGAGCAGGAGCTGGGCGCACAGTTCCGCAGCCTGGAGCAACTGCTGGCCGAAGCGGACTTCGTGTGCATCGTGGTGCCGCTGTCCGATGCCACGCGCAAGCTGATCAGTACCCGCGAGCTGCAACTGATGAAGCCGAGCGCGTTCCTGATCAACATCGCCCGCGGGCCGGTGGTGGACGAGGCAGCGCTGATCGAGGCGCTGCAGAACGGCACGATTCGCGGTGCAGGCCTGGACGTGTACGAGAAAGAGCCGCTGAGCGATTCGCCGCTGTTCAAGCTGCCCAATGCACTGACCTTGCCGCATATCGGTTCGGCCACTGCCGAAACCCGCGAGGCCATGGCCAACCGGGCGATCGACAACCTGCGCGCGGCGCTGCTGGGTGAGCGGCCGCGAGACCTGGTCAACCCGCAGGTTTGGAAGGGCTGA
- a CDS encoding DMT family transporter, with amino-acid sequence MNLSLYLLTVLIWGTTWIALKLQLGMVAIPVSIFYRFALAGLILFAFLLLTRRLQPMNRRGHQICLAQGLCLFCVNFICFLSASQWIASGLIAVVFSTATLWNALNARIFLGQKIASNVLGGGALGLLGLALLFWPELSHHTASRETLYGLGLALLGTLCFSAGNMLSSMQQKAGLKPMTTNAWGMVYGAAMLALFCVISGVPFSMEWNARYIGSLLYLVIPGSVIAFTAYLTLVGRMGPERAAYCTVLFPLVALNVSAVAEGYQWTAPALLGLVAVMAGNVLVFRKPKAKLATGLSRPV; translated from the coding sequence ATGAACTTGTCACTCTATTTACTCACCGTGCTGATCTGGGGTACTACCTGGATCGCCCTGAAACTCCAGCTGGGCATGGTCGCCATCCCGGTCTCGATTTTCTACCGCTTCGCCCTGGCCGGGCTGATCCTGTTCGCCTTCCTGCTGCTCACCCGCCGGCTGCAGCCAATGAACCGGCGTGGTCACCAGATCTGCCTGGCCCAAGGCCTGTGCCTGTTTTGCGTCAACTTCATCTGCTTCCTCAGCGCCAGCCAGTGGATCGCCAGCGGCCTGATTGCCGTGGTGTTTTCCACCGCCACCTTGTGGAACGCGCTCAATGCACGGATCTTCCTTGGCCAGAAGATTGCCAGCAATGTGCTCGGCGGCGGCGCCCTGGGCTTGCTCGGCCTGGCCCTGCTGTTCTGGCCGGAGCTGTCCCACCACACAGCCAGCCGCGAGACCCTGTATGGCCTTGGCCTGGCTTTGCTCGGCACCTTGTGTTTCTCGGCGGGCAACATGCTCTCGAGCATGCAGCAGAAGGCCGGGCTTAAGCCGATGACCACCAATGCCTGGGGCATGGTCTACGGCGCAGCGATGCTGGCGCTGTTCTGTGTGATCAGCGGCGTGCCGTTCAGCATGGAGTGGAATGCGCGCTATATCGGCTCGTTGCTGTACCTGGTAATTCCGGGTTCGGTGATCGCCTTTACTGCCTACCTGACCCTGGTCGGTCGCATGGGGCCGGAGCGGGCGGCGTACTGCACGGTGCTGTTCCCGCTGGTGGCGTTGAATGTGTCGGCGGTGGCCGAGGGCTATCAGTGGACGGCGCCGGCCTTGCTGGGGCTGGTGGCGGTGATGGCGGGGAATGTGCTGGTGTTTCGCAAGCCCAAGGCCAAGTTGGCAACCGGACTGTCGAGGCCCGTGTAG